One segment of Anomaloglossus baeobatrachus isolate aAnoBae1 chromosome 5 unlocalized genomic scaffold, aAnoBae1.hap1 SUPER_5_unloc_22, whole genome shotgun sequence DNA contains the following:
- the LOC142259024 gene encoding gastrula zinc finger protein XlCGF66.1-like, translating into MDMDRDKMAERILHLTLEILFRLTGEDYTVVKKTSSERCQAPVSEGWGRPLSPITGPPPHPLIHEDINDQKILELTYKMIELLTGEVPIRCQDVTVYFSMEEWEYLEGHKDLYKDVMMEDPQPLTSPGNRQD; encoded by the exons atggatatggacagggacaagatggcggagaggatattacacctcaccctagagatcctcttccggcttactggagag gattacacagtagtgaagaagacctctagtgagcgctgtcaggcccctgtgtctgagggatggggaagacccctgagcccaatcacggggcctccacctcaccccctgatacatgaggacatcaatgaccagaagatcctagaactcacctacaagatgattgagctgctgactggagag gttcctatacggtgtcaggacgtcaccgtctatttctccatggaggagtgggagtatttagaaggacacaaagatctatacaaggacgtcatgatggaggatccccagcccctcacatcaccaggtaatagacaggactaa